One Pseudonocardia abyssalis DNA segment encodes these proteins:
- a CDS encoding cold-shock protein, which translates to MAQGTVKWFNGEKGFGFISVDGGGADVFVHYSEIDAGGFRSLDEGQRVEFEVGQGAKGPQATGVRVV; encoded by the coding sequence ATGGCGCAGGGAACTGTGAAGTGGTTCAACGGGGAGAAGGGCTTCGGCTTCATCTCCGTCGACGGGGGCGGCGCTGACGTCTTCGTGCACTACTCCGAGATCGACGCGGGCGGCTTCCGTTCGCTCGACGAGGGGCAGCGCGTGGAGTTCGAGGTCGGCCAGGGCGCCAAGGGCCCGCAGGCCACCGGCGTTCGCGTCGTCTGA
- a CDS encoding carbonic anhydrase family protein gives MPTRRSFLTAVPALLLAPGVVGCAATPSPPLTNPPQTGAASTSPAPPMGPQQSPIALSTTDAVAAPELPELVVDYPRSVDLSVRYVSRDPDDPTGCTTRGREETIEAEVPAGAAGISLDGVRYELEQFHFHTGSEHTLDGRRFPVEQHFVHKGPNDETLVIGRFLDGGGPGTTAADRVLDDLPEECGEEVAILGADLAGDLPADLSTLRYPGSLTTKPNTEGVSWLVFRTPGALADETIADVRELFPDGDARDLQPLDGRVVRLREQ, from the coding sequence GTGCCCACCCGCCGCTCGTTCCTGACCGCCGTACCCGCCCTCCTCCTCGCCCCCGGGGTCGTCGGCTGCGCCGCCACCCCGTCACCGCCCCTCACGAACCCTCCGCAGACGGGCGCGGCGTCCACGAGCCCCGCACCCCCGATGGGCCCGCAGCAGAGCCCGATCGCGCTGAGCACGACCGACGCCGTCGCCGCACCCGAGCTGCCGGAGCTCGTCGTCGACTACCCGCGGTCGGTCGACCTGTCCGTCCGCTACGTCAGTCGCGACCCCGACGACCCGACCGGCTGCACCACCCGCGGCCGCGAGGAGACGATCGAGGCCGAGGTCCCGGCGGGCGCGGCGGGCATCTCGCTGGACGGCGTCCGCTACGAGCTCGAGCAGTTCCACTTCCACACCGGGTCCGAGCACACGCTCGACGGGCGCCGCTTCCCGGTCGAGCAGCACTTCGTGCACAAGGGCCCGAACGACGAGACGCTCGTGATCGGCCGGTTCCTCGACGGCGGCGGGCCCGGGACCACGGCTGCCGACCGCGTCCTCGACGACCTGCCCGAGGAGTGCGGTGAGGAGGTCGCGATCCTCGGGGCCGACCTGGCCGGCGACCTGCCCGCCGACCTCTCGACCCTGCGCTACCCCGGATCGCTCACCACGAAGCCCAACACCGAGGGCGTGTCGTGGCTCGTGTTCCGCACCCCCGGCGCGCTGGCCGACGAGACCATCGCCGACGTCCGCGAACTGTTCCCCGACGGTGACGCCCGGGACCTGCAGCCCCTCGACGGCCGGGTGGTCCGACTGCGCGAGCAGTGA